CAATATTCCcacgaaaatgaaattattctaAAATCGTACTGTACAGTTTAACAAGAGTCAAACATGTTTTGTCAGCATGAGGGGGGGGAGGAATCGAATTCGGTTACCCGAAACTAAAAGGAACGACGTAGGAGGTCGTAGGAGGTCCGGTCCCTTTGGCCGCCGCCAAGTTCAGATTGCCCGTAGTACCGAGATCCTTACTTGGATCTCTGCAATAGCCATGCTATTGAATAGCCCTCAGCCCTCTGCAACCTCACGTATACGACTccttattttgtatttgtttatcACATtgctgtaggcctatatatttcGATCCGTAACTTGTCTTACAACTCCAAGCAGGGATTTGGTTCACATGAATAACGATAAAAAATTGGAGCAGGGACGATAGCCTCCTTTGACAAGTGGCTCCCTCTTCTCGGGTTTTCTGTGGTTGCCTTATTAATAACTTAATAATAACGGATAATAACAAGATTTGTTCATAATTAACGACTCTGACTTGTATATTCAACCCTTTGCAATTTACCCAGCCCAATTTATTCCACACCATTCCCTTTCCAATTTATTGTTTGGAATAAAATTTCCGTTAGAAAACGTCGCGTGAAATAAAGAAGTAGAGAAATGAAGAGAGCGATAAAAAGTCACTCCTGTTAAAACAAGAGCAAGGCATGTTGTAtgagagggagagaaaagtaGGACCTGCCGTTATGCGGGCAAGGCCACTTTTGGTTTAGAGTGGTAGAGACAGTAACCTTTCGTGGCGCGGGTTAGCCGGTTAGTTCTGTTCTGGCATGTTTTAGAACAAAGAATTGGGTGTTGAAATAAGGGGATGAGAGATGGTTGTGAAATGAGTGATGCAACATTGCAATTTGCAACATTTGAAACGTAGAATAGACACTTGAACAGCTATTCAATTTTGGCGCCAGGTATAAGTATTTGACAGACAGAGATCTGAATTTGCACTTGAACGCCACCTAGGAGACAATTGGATGGATCAGCGTGGAAAAGATATTCGGTCAGGATATTGGCGTAGTTCTGGATTCAGTTTACAGGGGCGCTAGTGTATGCTTGTGTTCTCGTTCAAATCTTCTCAAATCTATTCCGGTTTTATCTGTGGTTGTCGTCTACGGGTCGATACTCGCCCAGCAGTCGACGATGACAAGTGCCGACGCGGATTTTCTCGAGACTTTAGTTGGCTTTACGTGTGATTCATCTTTAGATTTCTAACTAGAAAACCTATTTTCTACGCGGATATTGTGgaacaaaaatgacaaaatagaATTAAACAAGTGCCCTAAAAATTTAGCAATCTAAACCAATCCCAAAGTctaatcacattttttaataatcaaagGGAATCCCTATAGTGTTTTTCAACCGTCGTGTGCTCGTGTAGTGGTGACACggtaccttttttttgttcgacgTTTCTTTTCATGAAATGTGCCGGTCACTCCTTCGATTTTATGCCGGCGCCTTTTACCACTAGTCGATACGATTTCCCAATTTCTCCCGGGTTGTTGCGTTTTCCCTCCGTCCAAATCTTTAAATCTCATTTGTGGTCATTACTAGAAAATTCGAGTCGCTTGCCTGTTCGTCGTATGTGATTATTTTCCTTGACGGTGAGTCTGAACGGAAAACTCGCGTtttgttgtgctgctgttcAATGTATCAATGAGCCTAAACTTGAGCAAACTTGACCCTTGTAGCCATCAGCTAGTCAAGCTTATCTCACTGATAGTGGAAAATTTTCTGCCAGCAGACAGTGTATTGTAACCGTAAATTTAGTTTAAGAGCTCTGTAGTGTGCCATTTCTTTCATTCGTCAGCAAACCCTTTGCTGTCACTTGTCTCAACAAAataatctctcttttttatttgccagATTTATTCCTACTAGTACTTAATGGACTGAAGAACATCAGTGAACAGTCACAATGGATGTCTCAAAGTATACATGTCTTCCGCAattgatctctctctctctctgttaaTTAATTGTTTCGTTCTATCTTGCAGGCTACCAATGTACATCTGGGGTTCTATACGGTTCTTCTTGATCATTGTCAACAACTTGTACTGCATACCCACACACTGCTTGTGGTTGCTAACCCTCTCGCCTTTAAAATGGTTTTTGCCTAAAGTTTACTTAACTTTGGAAGGCTTTGGTTTCCAATGGCTACTTTCCATGGTGTCTGCATGGAGTTATACAGCTGGTTATAGTGGTATTTCATTGAACCTCGAGCATTCATTACAGTTAGTCTTCCTAACACtttgcacatttttttttttcagttattgAAATGGGTGATGACATTCACAGAGTAGTCAATGATAAAGCTCTAGTGTTAATCAATCATCAATCAACCTCTGATGTGCCATTGATAATGGCGGCCTTCGACGGTCGTACCCGTAACATTATGTGGATTATGGACAGAATGTTCATGAAAACCAATTTTGGAGTGGTTTCGTGGTTCCACAAGGATTTCTTCATTAGCTCGGTTTGTTACTTTGTCCCTTATCTCTCGCTGGAAAATAGATAAAACTAACCTTGAATTACTGActtcatttttggttttggttgaCATAGGGGAAAGCGCGCCGAGATCAGTCCTTGACGGAACTGACGACACACCTGTCTGAAGTCTACATGCCTTTGAATCGAACTTGGATCCTGTTGTTTCCCGAGGGCGGTTTCTTGCGGAAACGGCGTGAAATCAGCCGTAAATTCGCCCTACAAAACTCTCTACCCATATTGCATCACACGACCATACCTCGCGTCGGGGCCGTTCAGAACGTCGTCGCTACAATCGGCCCTCAAAGGGCCAGGAATGTGACCAACGGCAATCTCTCGCGTAAATGCCCGATGTGTTTCCCATTCGATCTGACTGGCAGGACCGTCCGCTGACCGCCGGCttttctggttttgttttgattcctTGCAGCTGACTGGGCCGACAGCAGTCTGAAATGGATCATCGACTTGACGATCGCCTATCCCAACGGTAACCCCTTGGATATTCTGACCATCTTTATGGCGTCCGCCCCTCCGTGCAGCACCATATTCCACTACCGGTGCTATCCCATTGCCGAGGTGATTCGTCTTTATGACTTCCAAAGGCCCCCCTTTGTTAAAATGTACCTtattctgatttctttttattgcccAGGTGCCCACGGACAACGAGTTGCTGAAGCAGTGGGTCTACGATCGATACATCGAGAAGGAAACGCTGCTGGCCACGTATTACGAGACTGGCAAATTCCCGGATCACCGCCGACCCGGTGAGTTTTGCCACCCGCGCCCAGTACTTCACGACGGATTCCGTACCGTCATTCTTCACGCCCTCTACATCACGTCCACTCTGTTCCATTGGAACCTGCTGACATTGCTCTCCTCTTCGATTTTCTGAAATATTGAGGTGATATGGTTTCACCCACGTGTTCGAGTCacatagcttttttttctctctcatttttgttttttgttgaaatttttttttcctttcgttctCCTCAATTCGTGTCGTCTCGTGTTGCACGCCATTGTTCGTGCTGGCCGTTCTGTCAAGTTTCCCATCCGCACGGAGTAGAAATCCTCCTTCATCCAACTcctcccgtctctctctcttacccacatttatccatccatccatccctaCCGTTTCCGaccttaaaaaacaaaaaaacaagcgaAATTCCTGCCCGTCTCTTTCCTTAGCACCCGTGCAAAGTCAGGGACTTCATTATCATCGTGTGCTGTCTGTGCGCCTG
The sequence above is a segment of the Daphnia pulex isolate KAP4 chromosome 11, ASM2113471v1 genome. Coding sequences within it:
- the LOC124206988 gene encoding acyl-CoA:lysophosphatidylglycerol acyltransferase 1-like, giving the protein MDVSKLPMYIWGSIRFFLIIVNNLYCIPTHCLWLLTLSPLKWFLPKVYLTLEGFGFQWLLSMVSAWSYTAGYSVIEMGDDIHRVVNDKALVLINHQSTSDVPLIMAAFDGRTRNIMWIMDRMFMKTNFGVVSWFHKDFFISSGKARRDQSLTELTTHLSEVYMPLNRTWILLFPEGGFLRKRREISRKFALQNSLPILHHTTIPRVGAVQNVVATIGPQRARNVTNGNLSPDWADSSLKWIIDLTIAYPNGNPLDILTIFMASAPPCSTIFHYRCYPIAEVPTDNELLKQWVYDRYIEKETLLATYYETGKFPDHRRPGEFCHPRPVLHDGFRTVILHALYITSTLFHWNLLTLLSSSIF